Proteins encoded in a region of the Sugiyamaella lignohabitans strain CBS 10342 chromosome B, complete sequence genome:
- the ALG12 gene encoding dolichyl-P-Man:Man(7)GlcNAc(2)-PP-dolichol alpha-1,6-mannosyltransferase (Alpha-1,6-mannosyltransferase localized to the ER; responsible for the addition of the alpha-1,6 mannose to dolichol-linked Man7GlcNAc2, acts in the dolichol pathway for N-glycosylation; GO_component: GO:0005783 - endoplasmic reticulum [Evidence IEA]; GO_component: GO:0005783 - endoplasmic reticulum [Evidence IDA] [PMID 14562095]; GO_component: GO:0005789 - endoplasmic reticulum membrane [Evidence IEA]; GO_component: GO:0016021 - integral component of membrane [Evidence IEA]; GO_component: GO:0016021 - integral component of membrane [Evidence ISM] [PMID 12192589]; GO_component: GO:0016020 - membrane [Evidence IEA]; GO_function: GO:0000009 - alpha-1,6-mannosyltransferase activity [Evidence IMP] [PMID 10336995]; GO_function: GO:0052917 - dol-P-Man:Man(7)GlcNAc(2)-PP-Dol alpha-1,6-mannosyltransferase activity [Evidence IEA]; GO_function: GO:0016740 - transferase activity [Evidence IEA]; GO_function: GO:0016757 - transferase activity, transferring glycosyl groups [Evidence IEA,IEA]; GO_process: GO:0006488 - dolichol-linked oligosaccharide biosynthetic process [Evidence IMP] [PMID 10336995]; GO_process: GO:0097502 - mannosylation [Evidence IEA]; GO_process: GO:0006486 - protein glycosylation [Evidence IEA]; GO_process: GO:0006486 - protein glycosylation [Evidence IMP] [PMID 10336995]; GO_process: GO:0006486 - protein glycosylation [Evidence IMP] [PMID 12460938]), which translates to MAESNRLRIGWLDHFMLHIMCAYLLIAPYTKVEESFNIQAIHDMVFYGSDISQYDHLQFPGVVPRTFVGALVISLVVKPIAYLIPFTKKIEIQSVARLILGVINTFAVINLRHSVKKLFGIGPSRWFMLFTMSQFHYMFYSSRTLPNMFALPLVVYAYQAILEERYETGLTILSFTSIVFRAELALLTGILALTLLGTRKRPFWNVVQSGVLGLGFGTMISLAVDSYFWQQFPKIPEVDGFIFNAIEGNSSFWGEEPYWAYFTKHIPNLTNNPLILVVAPIGLLISDQTSSFNKKPITVNGKPLKSILKKTTSASPITALRILAITSLLYVLVYSLQPHKELRFVIYIMPVITIMASNGVSILYKRRSRNYLFRLIPIIMSLSVFLAFNVSVMKMLASSVNYPGGVALSRFHEIYQSSHNGRSAEGITVHLDVPVCMTGATRFGQLWDSANFIKNEDEKTGFVIYDKSEDEATLDKVWSTFDYFIGIADLNETGIPSLDGYEWQHLDVISGLEGFNTKLVRDFVNQIRADPFLKINNIKEGLIATHRNGGLKAVISNLFGLWKELVLTKDAVHIYKRVRVDDTTVSNEDPQSEGR; encoded by the coding sequence TGCAATTCCCAGGTGTAGTCCCTAGAACATTTGTGGGTGCTTTGGTTATTTCACTAGTGGTTAAACCGATAGCATACTTGATTCCGttcacaaaaaaaattgaaatacAGTCTGTTGCAAGGCTCATTTTGGGTGTTATAAACACATTTGCAGTCATTAACCTTCGTCATtcagtgaagaaattgTTTGGAATTGGGCCGTCTCGATGGTTCATGCTGTTTACAATGTCTCAATTTCACTATATGTTTTATTCTTCTAGGACCCTACCTAATATGTTTGCCCTACCATTGGTAGTCTATGCTTATCAAGCAATTTTAGAGGAACGATATGAAACCGGTCTAACCATTCTTTCATTTACCAGTATCGTATTTCGAGCAGAGTTGGCTCTTTTAACTGGAATTTTGGCTCTCACTCTTTTGGGCACTCGTAAGCGACCATTTTGGAATGTTGTACAGAGCGGTGTACTTGGTCTTGGATTTGGCACCATGATCTCCTTGGCGGTCGACTCATATTTTTGGCAGCAATTTCCCAAGATCCCGGAGGTCGAtggatttatttttaatgcAATTGAGGGTAATTCTTCATTTTGGGGAGAAGAGCCCTATTGGGCATATTTTACTAAGCATATTCCAAACTTGACAAATAACCCTCTGATACTGGTGGTTGCTCCAATTGGGCTGCTTATATCAGACCAAACATCTAGTTTCAATAAGAAACCAATAACAGTCAACGGAAAACCACTGAAATCTATTCTTAAGAAAACCACAAGTGCCTCACCGATTACTGCTTTACGGATCTTGGCAATAACATCTTTACTCTATGTGCTTGTATACTCCTTGCAACCTCACAAAGAATTGCGCTTTGTCATCTATATCATGCCCGTGATCACAATTATGGCAAGCAATGGAGTCTCGATATTATATAAGAGACGATCAAGAAACTATTTGTTCAGACTGATCCCGATAATAATGTCACTCTCAGTCTTTTTAGCATTCAATGTTTCAGTGATGAAAATGCTAGCCTCAAGTGTAAATTATCCAGGAGGTGTTGCACTAAGCAGGTTTCATGAAATCTACCAATCATCACATAATGGAAGGTCTGCTGAGGGTATAACAGTTCATCTTGATGTTCCAGTTTGTATGACAGGAGCGACTAGATTTGGCCAATTATGGGACTCGGCTAATTTCATtaaaaatgaagatgagaaaACTGGTTTTGTGATCTACGATAAATCCGAGGATGAAGCTACACTCGACAAGGTCTGGTCCACATTTGATTACTTTATCGGTATAGCTGATCTCAATGAGACTGGCATTCCGAGCCTTGATGGCTATGAATGGCAACATCTTGATGTCATCTCTGGACTTGAAGGGTTCAACACGAAGCTTGTAAGAGACTTTGTGAACCAAATTAGAGCAGACCCAtttctcaaaatcaacaataTAAAAGAGGGCTTGATTGCCACTCATAGAAATGGTGGTTTGAAGGCTGTGATATCAAATCTTTTTGGTTTATGGAAAGAGCTAGTGCTGACAAAAGATGCTGtccatatttataaacGGGTAAGAGTTGATGATACTACGGTATCAAACGAAGACCCACAATCTGAGGGGAGGTAA